From one Candidatus Thioglobus sp. NP1 genomic stretch:
- the purM gene encoding phosphoribosylformylglycinamidine cyclo-ligase, which produces MSSLTYKDSGVDITKGNKLIEKIKPIAKSTLRPGVLNGLGSFGAMFEIPLNKYKNPVLVSGTDGVGTKLMVAEMLNKHDSIGIDLVAMCVNDLIVQGAEPLFFLDYYATGSLNTEIATSVISGIGEGCIRSGCSLIGGETAEMPGMYKGEEYDLAGFCVGIVEKDNIIDGSKVSVGDQVIALGSSGPHSNGYSLIRKVLEKTTPSSEQLKAILEPTRIYVKSILSLNKSHPIHAISHITGGGLLENIPRVLPKNLAAKLNSNSWKTPEIFNWIQDQGKIDTNEMYRVLNCGVGMIVIVPKESLDDSIKLLNSNGEDSWLIGEIVSSDGNQVLI; this is translated from the coding sequence ATGTCATCATTAACTTATAAGGACTCAGGAGTTGATATTACTAAAGGTAATAAGCTTATTGAGAAAATTAAACCAATTGCAAAATCAACTCTAAGACCTGGAGTTTTAAATGGTTTGGGTAGTTTTGGAGCAATGTTTGAAATCCCTCTTAATAAATATAAAAATCCAGTTTTAGTCTCTGGCACAGACGGTGTAGGAACAAAGCTGATGGTTGCAGAAATGCTTAATAAGCATGATTCTATTGGTATTGATTTAGTTGCAATGTGTGTTAATGATCTTATAGTGCAAGGGGCTGAACCTTTATTTTTCTTAGATTATTATGCAACTGGCTCTTTAAATACTGAAATTGCAACTTCAGTTATTTCTGGAATTGGAGAAGGCTGCATACGATCTGGATGTTCCCTAATTGGTGGTGAAACTGCAGAAATGCCTGGCATGTATAAGGGTGAAGAGTATGACTTAGCAGGTTTTTGTGTAGGCATTGTTGAAAAAGATAATATTATTGATGGCTCTAAAGTTTCAGTTGGGGATCAAGTCATTGCTCTAGGCTCTTCTGGTCCTCACTCAAACGGCTATTCACTTATTCGAAAAGTTTTAGAAAAAACTACGCCAAGCTCTGAGCAACTTAAAGCTATTTTAGAGCCAACAAGGATTTACGTTAAATCTATACTCTCATTAAATAAAAGTCATCCTATACATGCAATATCTCATATTACAGGTGGTGGCCTTCTTGAAAATATTCCTAGAGTTCTGCCAAAGAATTTAGCAGCAAAACTAAATTCAAACTCATGGAAGACTCCTGAAATTTTTAATTGGATTCAGGATCAAGGAAAAATTGACACTAATGAAATGTATAGAGTTTTAAACTGTGGAGTGGGAATGATCGTTATTGTTCCTAAAGAATCCCTAGATGATTCAATAAAATTATTAAATTCTAATGGTGAAGATTCATGGTTGATTGGGGAAATTGTTAGTTCAGACGGAAATCAAGTTTTAATTTAA
- the purN gene encoding phosphoribosylglycinamide formyltransferase, translated as MRAVILISGNGSNLQSIIDSSDKINLKICCILSNKENAFGLIRAKNAQINFSFIDPLLFESKLTYDQELISIIDSYEAELIILAGYMRILSGPFITRYFGKILNIHPSLLPKYPGLDTHQRAIDNRENEHGASVHFVTKKLDGGPVICQELVTVESSDDAETLSSKVLKKEHILYPRVIHWYTQNRLKLIDENTVTLDGNIL; from the coding sequence ATGAGAGCTGTAATTCTCATTTCAGGAAATGGTTCTAATTTGCAATCCATCATTGACAGTTCAGATAAAATTAATTTGAAAATCTGCTGTATATTAAGTAATAAAGAAAATGCTTTTGGCTTGATTAGAGCTAAAAATGCTCAAATAAATTTTAGTTTTATTGATCCATTATTATTTGAATCAAAGCTTACTTATGATCAAGAACTTATTTCAATTATTGATAGCTATGAAGCTGAATTAATTATTTTAGCAGGATATATGAGAATCCTATCAGGCCCTTTCATAACTAGATACTTTGGGAAAATTTTAAATATCCATCCATCCCTACTTCCAAAATATCCTGGATTAGATACGCATCAGCGCGCAATTGATAACCGTGAAAATGAACATGGGGCTTCTGTTCATTTTGTCACCAAGAAACTTGATGGAGGCCCAGTAATCTGTCAAGAACTCGTCACGGTTGAATCTTCAGATGATGCAGAAACACTCTCCTCAAAAGTTCTCAAAAAAGAGCATATTCTCTACCCAAGAGTCATTCATTGGTATACTCAAAATAGACTTAAGCTTATAGATGAAAATACGGTTACTCTAGATGGAAATATATTATGA
- a CDS encoding DUF3108 domain-containing protein, which produces MNKVIILIISFLISSNILALTPYQGSYDLYADTKMGNLNIGTAVLTLKINNNQFEFNTEAKTESLWKALYDYSRLETSIGNEIDGEIINTYFSVIEKIKDDVKKNYEINIITDKNYAISSNGEEFEIKPGLLVDQLSVYLALSNNIQKNPDLREFTYQVVDQDGVKYLNFLVEGSETIVINENEIETVKVFCEDLKLTLNLSIHDNLQPVKIHKINGKTEFTMVLKEFTENF; this is translated from the coding sequence ATGAATAAAGTAATAATCCTAATTATTAGTTTTTTAATATCATCAAATATTTTAGCACTTACTCCTTATCAAGGTAGTTATGATCTATATGCAGATACAAAAATGGGGAATCTAAATATTGGCACTGCAGTATTAACTCTAAAAATAAATAATAATCAATTTGAATTTAATACAGAGGCAAAAACTGAATCTTTATGGAAGGCATTATATGACTACTCAAGATTAGAGACTAGCATTGGCAATGAAATTGATGGAGAAATAATTAATACTTACTTTAGTGTTATTGAAAAAATCAAAGATGATGTAAAAAAGAATTATGAAATTAATATCATTACTGATAAAAATTATGCAATATCTAGTAATGGAGAGGAATTTGAAATTAAACCTGGACTTCTAGTCGACCAACTCAGTGTCTACCTAGCACTTTCAAACAATATCCAAAAAAACCCTGATCTAAGAGAATTTACTTATCAAGTGGTTGATCAAGATGGAGTGAAATATCTTAATTTTCTAGTTGAAGGCTCTGAAACTATAGTTATTAATGAAAATGAAATTGAAACTGTTAAAGTTTTCTGTGAAGATCTTAAATTAACACTAAATCTCTCAATTCATGATAATCTACAGCCTGTAAAAATTCATAAAATTAATGGTAAAACTGAATTTACAATGGTTCTCAAGGAATTTACAGAAAACTTTTAA
- the uvrA gene encoding excinuclease ABC subunit UvrA → MDLISIRGARVHNLKNIDVNLPRNKLVVITGLSGSGKSSLAFDTIYAEGQRRYVESLSAYARQFLSLMEKPDVDHIEGLSPAISIEQKATSHNPRSTVGTITEIYDYLRLLFARVGIPKCPEHGTDLQSQTISQMVDDILKLPEDEKIMILAPIVKNRKGSHQKLLQELANEGFLRARIDGDIIYLEELSELDGNKNHTIEIVIDRLKVRQDIASRLSESLETSLNMSSGIAVVCPMETDAGFKELTFSAKFSCVHCGYSLNELEPRLFSFNNPAGACETCDGLGVKDVFDENRVVANPELSLEDGAVYGWSKNNAYFYQMLNLVGNFYNFSISVPFNELKDEHKKIVLYGSGSQVIDFSKIKGRRGWTSKKKPFEGIIPRMMRRYEESEIRSVREDLSRYVLSKPCASCNGDRLNQSARNVFIDSKNISDLTKLTIDQVFDFFNSLELKGQRGEIASKILNEISQRLNFLINVGLDYLNLERKANSLSGGEAQRIRLASQIGAGLIGVLYVLDEPSIGLHQRDNQKLLDTLIYLRDLGNTVIVVEHDEEAIRQADYVIDIGPGAGIHGGEIVAMGPPIDVINNAKSLTGDYLSGRQEISTPKERKKASGWLTISGASGNNLKNVDLSIPVGVLTCITGVSGSGKSTLINNTLYELAAQTLNNAQTDIAPFKEVKGMDLFDKVVNINQSPIGRTPRSNPATYTGVFTLIRDLFALTLESRSRGYKSGRFSFNVRGGRCEACKGDGLIKVEMHFLPDVYVSCDVCNGHRYNRETLEIKYKGKSISDVLNMTVEDALEFFHALPKIKQKIQTLMDVGLSYITLGQNATTLSGGEAQRIKLAKELSKSDTGQTLYILDEPTSGLHFHDIKQLLSVIFRLRERNNTIVIIEHNLDVIKTADWIVDLGPEGGNKGGEIIAFGTPEEVSEAPQSFTGQFLKKHL, encoded by the coding sequence ATGGATTTAATAAGTATACGTGGCGCTAGAGTCCATAATTTAAAGAATATTGATGTCAACCTTCCAAGAAACAAACTTGTTGTAATTACTGGGCTTTCTGGCTCCGGTAAATCATCACTAGCTTTTGATACTATCTATGCTGAAGGCCAACGTAGATATGTTGAGTCATTATCAGCATATGCTAGGCAATTTTTATCATTAATGGAAAAGCCAGATGTTGATCATATTGAAGGTCTTTCTCCGGCCATATCAATCGAGCAAAAAGCTACTTCTCATAATCCACGCTCAACTGTTGGAACAATAACTGAAATTTACGATTATTTAAGATTACTTTTTGCACGCGTAGGGATACCTAAATGTCCAGAACATGGAACTGACCTCCAATCTCAAACTATTTCTCAAATGGTTGATGATATTCTAAAACTTCCAGAAGATGAAAAAATTATGATTCTTGCTCCAATTGTAAAGAATCGAAAAGGAAGTCATCAAAAGTTATTACAGGAGCTTGCAAATGAGGGCTTTCTTAGAGCTAGGATTGATGGAGATATAATATATCTTGAAGAACTTTCTGAGCTTGATGGAAATAAAAATCATACTATTGAAATAGTTATTGACAGGCTTAAAGTTCGTCAAGATATTGCCTCAAGATTATCAGAGTCTCTTGAAACTTCTCTAAATATGAGTTCTGGAATAGCAGTAGTTTGTCCAATGGAAACTGACGCTGGCTTTAAAGAATTAACATTCTCTGCTAAGTTTTCTTGTGTGCATTGTGGCTATTCCTTAAATGAGTTAGAACCTCGGTTATTTTCTTTTAATAATCCAGCTGGAGCTTGTGAGACATGTGATGGTCTTGGTGTTAAAGATGTTTTTGATGAAAATAGAGTTGTTGCAAATCCAGAATTAAGTTTAGAAGATGGTGCTGTTTATGGGTGGAGTAAAAATAATGCTTACTTTTATCAAATGCTAAATTTGGTTGGTAATTTCTATAATTTTAGTATTTCTGTTCCATTTAATGAATTAAAAGATGAGCATAAAAAAATAGTTCTTTATGGAAGTGGAAGTCAGGTGATTGATTTTTCCAAAATCAAGGGAAGAAGAGGATGGACAAGTAAGAAAAAACCTTTTGAAGGAATTATCCCTAGAATGATGCGCCGTTATGAAGAAAGTGAAATTCGTTCAGTCAGGGAAGATTTATCAAGATATGTATTAAGTAAGCCTTGCGCATCATGTAATGGCGATAGATTAAATCAATCTGCAAGGAATGTCTTTATAGATAGTAAGAATATTTCAGATTTAACAAAGCTAACGATTGATCAGGTATTTGATTTTTTTAATTCTCTTGAGCTAAAAGGTCAGCGAGGTGAAATTGCAAGTAAGATCTTAAATGAAATTTCACAAAGATTAAATTTTTTAATAAATGTTGGTTTAGATTATCTTAATTTAGAAAGGAAGGCTAATTCACTTTCTGGAGGAGAAGCTCAGCGTATTAGGTTGGCATCACAAATTGGTGCAGGATTAATAGGAGTTTTGTATGTATTGGATGAGCCATCAATTGGCCTGCATCAAAGAGACAATCAAAAATTATTAGATACACTAATTTATTTGAGAGATCTTGGGAATACTGTAATTGTGGTAGAGCATGATGAAGAGGCAATTAGGCAGGCTGACTATGTTATTGATATTGGACCAGGCGCCGGAATTCATGGTGGAGAAATTGTTGCAATGGGACCACCTATAGACGTAATTAACAATGCAAAATCCCTTACTGGGGATTATTTAAGTGGCCGACAAGAGATTTCCACTCCAAAAGAAAGAAAAAAAGCATCTGGTTGGTTGACTATTTCAGGCGCTAGTGGCAATAATTTAAAGAATGTTGATCTATCAATTCCTGTTGGAGTCCTAACTTGTATTACAGGAGTTTCAGGCTCTGGTAAATCTACACTTATAAATAATACTTTGTATGAATTAGCTGCACAAACTCTAAATAATGCCCAAACTGACATAGCACCCTTTAAAGAAGTAAAGGGAATGGATCTATTTGATAAAGTAGTGAATATTAATCAAAGTCCAATAGGTCGAACTCCTAGATCTAATCCTGCAACTTATACTGGAGTCTTTACTTTGATTAGAGATTTATTTGCCCTTACCTTAGAGTCTCGTTCCCGTGGTTATAAATCTGGTCGTTTTAGTTTTAATGTTAGAGGTGGTCGTTGTGAGGCATGTAAGGGTGATGGGTTAATTAAAGTTGAAATGCACTTCCTTCCTGATGTCTACGTTTCATGTGATGTGTGTAATGGGCATAGGTATAACAGAGAAACCTTAGAAATTAAATATAAGGGCAAGTCTATTTCAGATGTTCTTAATATGACTGTTGAGGATGCATTAGAGTTTTTTCATGCATTACCAAAAATCAAGCAAAAAATTCAAACTTTAATGGATGTTGGTCTTTCTTACATAACACTTGGTCAAAATGCAACAACATTGTCTGGGGGTGAAGCTCAGCGTATAAAGCTTGCAAAAGAACTTTCAAAATCCGATACTGGCCAAACATTATATATTCTAGATGAGCCAACCAGTGGTCTTCATTTTCATGATATTAAGCAGTTGCTTTCGGTTATTTTCAGGCTAAGAGAGCGCAATAATACGATTGTAATTATTGAGCATAATCTTGATGTTATTAAGACTGCAGACTGGATTGTCGATCTTGGTCCAGAGGGAGGCAATAAAGGTGGTGAAATAATTGCATTTGGAACTCCAGAGGAGGTTTCAGAGGCCCCTCAATCATTTACAGGGCAATTTCTTAAAAAACATCTTTAA
- the pyrH gene encoding UMP kinase, with protein MASYQRILLKLSGEALASDSKNIDSEMLKKVVNVVQSASELGVEIAIVIGGGNIYRGANLTSSGMNKITGDHIGMLATVMNALAISDAFDSHKIPSIVMSGFSIGGGVCDSFDYKKADKALSEGKIVIFSAGTGSPCFTTDTAAALRAIEIGADIVFKATKVDGIYSSDPELDSSAIKFDSLSFDTAIKKNLKIMDTSAFALCKENNIKICVFSMFEDNYTLANILNGHSIGTIVSEKGD; from the coding sequence ATGGCCTCTTACCAAAGAATATTATTAAAACTCAGTGGAGAAGCACTTGCAAGTGACTCTAAAAATATTGATTCAGAGATGCTTAAAAAAGTTGTTAACGTTGTTCAATCAGCTTCAGAACTTGGAGTCGAAATAGCAATTGTTATTGGTGGAGGAAACATTTATCGGGGCGCCAATCTTACTAGTTCTGGCATGAATAAGATAACTGGTGATCACATAGGAATGCTTGCTACTGTAATGAATGCTCTTGCAATATCAGATGCATTCGATAGTCATAAAATCCCTTCCATAGTAATGTCAGGTTTTTCAATTGGTGGTGGCGTTTGTGATTCTTTTGATTATAAAAAAGCTGATAAGGCTCTTTCTGAAGGAAAGATAGTTATCTTTTCTGCTGGTACAGGAAGTCCTTGCTTCACAACTGATACTGCAGCAGCCCTTAGGGCTATAGAAATTGGTGCAGATATAGTATTTAAAGCAACTAAAGTGGATGGCATTTATTCAAGTGATCCAGAGCTTGATTCAAGTGCTATTAAATTTGACTCACTCAGTTTTGATACTGCAATTAAAAAGAATTTAAAAATCATGGATACTTCAGCCTTTGCTTTATGTAAAGAAAATAATATAAAAATTTGTGTTTTTAGCATGTTTGAAGATAACTATACTTTGGCTAATATATTAAATGGTCATTCAATTGGAACCATAGTAAGTGAAAAAGGAGATTAA